A single window of Pygocentrus nattereri isolate fPygNat1 chromosome 24, fPygNat1.pri, whole genome shotgun sequence DNA harbors:
- the ethe1 gene encoding persulfide dioxygenase ETHE1, mitochondrial, producing MGLGLAARGFKAALTAASWRYTGLRAYCARMETRGLLFRQLFESESSTYSYLLADVESREAVLIDPVLETVERDLKLIDELGLKLKVAANTHCHADHITGSGLLKQRVFGLKSAISVHSGAAADIMLTEGDKITFGRHSLTVRETPGHTDGCITYVTGDQSMAFTGDALLIRGCGRTDFQQGCSKKLYESVHQKIFTLPGDCLVYPAHDYKGQTLSTVDEEKKFNPRLTKSLEEFVKIMDNLNLPKPAKIDIAVPANLVCGLHEV from the exons ATGGGTTTGGGCTTGGCCGCGCGCGGGTTTAAAGCTGCGCTGACCGCTGCGAGCTGGAGATACACCGGTCTGAGGGCTTACTGCGCGCGCATGGAGACCAGGGGGCTGCTGTTCCGACAG ctgTTCGAGTCTGAGAGCAGTACGTACTCCTACCTGCTGGCAGATGTGGAGAGCAGGGAGGCCGTGCTGATCGACCCGGTGCTGGAGACGGTGGAGCGAGACCTGAAGCTCATTGACGAACTCGGCCTCAAACTCAAAGTAGCCG CGAACACACACTGCCATGCGGACCACATCACGGGCAGTGGGCTGCTGAAGCAGAGAGTCTTTGGTCTAAAGAGCGCCATCTCTGTTCACAGTGGAGCTGCTGCGGACATCATGCTGACCGAGGGAGACAAAATCACTTTCGGCAGACAT AGTCTGACCGTGAGAGAGACGCCGGGTCACACCGACGGCTGCATCACATATGTGACTGGAGATCAGTCGATGGCCTTCACCGGTGACGCGCTACTCATCCGTGGCTGTGGCAGAACTGACTTCCAGCAAG GCTGCTCAAAGAAACTGTATGAATCTGTTCATCAGAAGATCTTCACTCTGCCTGGAGACTGTCTCGTCTACCCAGCACACGACTACAAAG GACAGACCTTGTCAACGGTGGACGAGGAAAAGAAATTCAATCCTCGACTGACTAAATCACTGGAGGAGTTTGTCAAAATTATGGACAATCTAAATCTTCCCAAGCCTGCAAAAATAG ACATCGCCGTGCCTGCAAACTTGGTGTGTGGCCTTCATGAGGTTTGA